A window of the Lactuca sativa cultivar Salinas chromosome 7, Lsat_Salinas_v11, whole genome shotgun sequence genome harbors these coding sequences:
- the LOC111902873 gene encoding uncharacterized protein LOC111902873 produces MVMEKQSTKEGDDFKWTCPLSSNGNYQVNTLRRKLDSCSSVDIGRFEWVKEIPIKVSTFIWRAKQERIPTSVTLSKRGVNVTSTMCYNCGKVEETSDHMLIQCSYAKTITKWTLNWCNIQLANFSTVHDTLDYASNWGNCPKKKRRLLGIFYETMWSIWKSQNDRVFNNKRLQPTKLMDIIMSTLFIWVKYKGKCDSIRWSDWCLNPFIGL; encoded by the coding sequence ATGGTAATGGAAAAACAATCAACAAAAGAAGGTGATGATTTCAAATGGACTTGCCCTCTCAGTAGCAATGGCAACTATCAAGTCAACACATTAAGGAGGAAATTAGACAGTTGCAGTTCTGTTGATATCGGGAGGttcgaatgggtgaaggagattCCAATCAAGGTGTCGACTTTTATATGGCGAGCAAAACAGGAGCGCATTCCGACATCTGTCACTTTATCAAAACGAGGTGTCAATGTAACATCCACAATGTGTTATAACTGTGGAAAGGTAGAAGAAACATCAGATCATATGTTGATTCAATGCTCTTATGCAAAAACGATAACGAAATGGACCTTAAATTGGTGCAACATTCAGCTTGCAAACTTTTCCACGGTTCATGATACACTCGATTATGCATCAAATTGGGGGAATTGTCCAAAGAAAAAAAGGAGATTGCTGggaattttctatgaaactatgtGGAGTATTTGGAAGTCACAGAATGATAGAGTATTCAATAACAAAAGGCTGCAACCGACGAAATTGATGGATATCATTATGTCGACATTGTTCATTTGGGTCAAATATAAAGGAAAATGTGATTCGATTCGGTGGTCAGATTGGTGTCTAAACCCTTTTATCGGGTTGTAA